In Deltaproteobacteria bacterium, a genomic segment contains:
- a CDS encoding HAMP domain-containing histidine kinase has product MGNPKRWAGAWRAVRERVYHIIFAFSLVALVALGAWWWVFMNRAITERYESELTRLRLQAEQYQILFGHSNMPPQPQLITRESGLILVPSEQKLPGALPLSPRWPQVSVAVDPERAKSIEDKHHRQMKMWIGEGGFLFLLLIGCVAMLYRLVSAEIRFRKAMDSFLNQVTHELKTPVAGIRSLLQSLSLGRVPTSQMPHLLNLGLSNIDRLEHLIENILVRNRLRTHRFTPQLGPVDLGTLARQVIDHRLQLGLVQQMPGLEIKSRAKALGDAESVRVIMENLLDNAEKYSRGGDAVRMRIREDGDAIVLTVEDRGVGIAPEHIHDIFKPYFRGHEPRDGMLHGSGLGLDICRRLTTAMGGTITAHSEGPDTGARFELRLRKSP; this is encoded by the coding sequence ATGGGAAATCCCAAACGCTGGGCCGGCGCCTGGCGCGCCGTCCGCGAGCGCGTCTATCACATCATCTTCGCCTTCAGCCTCGTGGCGCTGGTCGCGCTCGGCGCGTGGTGGTGGGTTTTCATGAACCGCGCCATCACCGAGCGATACGAATCGGAGCTGACGCGCCTGCGCCTGCAGGCCGAGCAGTACCAGATCCTGTTCGGCCATTCGAATATGCCGCCGCAGCCGCAGCTCATCACGCGCGAGTCGGGCCTGATCCTCGTTCCGTCCGAACAGAAGCTCCCCGGCGCGCTTCCGCTCTCGCCGCGCTGGCCGCAGGTGTCCGTCGCCGTCGATCCCGAACGCGCGAAATCGATCGAGGACAAGCACCACCGCCAGATGAAGATGTGGATCGGCGAGGGCGGATTCCTGTTTCTGCTGCTCATCGGGTGCGTCGCCATGCTCTACCGGCTCGTCAGCGCCGAGATCCGGTTCCGCAAGGCGATGGACTCGTTCCTCAACCAGGTGACGCACGAGCTCAAGACGCCGGTCGCCGGCATCCGCAGCCTGCTGCAATCGCTCTCGCTAGGCCGCGTGCCGACCTCGCAGATGCCGCACCTGCTCAACCTCGGCCTGTCGAATATCGACCGGCTGGAGCACCTCATCGAGAACATCCTCGTGCGCAACCGGCTGCGCACGCACCGCTTCACGCCGCAGCTCGGCCCGGTGGACCTGGGCACGCTGGCGCGGCAGGTGATCGACCATCGGTTGCAGCTCGGCCTCGTGCAGCAAATGCCAGGCCTTGAAATCAAGTCACGCGCGAAGGCGCTGGGCGACGCCGAATCCGTCCGCGTCATCATGGAGAACCTGCTCGACAACGCCGAGAAATACAGCCGCGGCGGCGACGCGGTGCGCATGCGCATCCGCGAGGACGGCGACGCGATCGTGCTGACGGTCGAGGATCGCGGCGTGGGCATCGCGCCCGAACACATCCACGACATCTTCAAGCCGTATTTTCGCGGCCACGAACCGCGCGACGGCATGCTGCACGGCAGCGGTCTCGGCCTCGACATCTGCCGCCGCCTGACGACGGCGATGGGCGGCACGATCACCGCGCACAGCGAGGGACCCGACACGGGCGCGCGATTTGAACTGCGTCTGCGGAAGTCGCCGTGA
- a CDS encoding response regulator transcription factor: MNGRILLVEDDELIGSMVRLNLESDGYAVEWLREGRPALAKSRAADADLVILDIMLPDTDGVRVARSLREVGVVTPILMLTAKAGVDTKIEALDAGADDYLTKPFDIGELAARARALIRRSQGQRHLASSDRLQIGRYVVHLQSREATTREGDVALTPKEVELLEYFHRHQGVTRSRADILEEVWGMEVYVSERTIDNFIVRFRKLFEDDPDAPKLFMTVRGVGYRYVAGPSAS, encoded by the coding sequence GTGAACGGACGCATCCTTCTCGTCGAGGACGACGAACTGATCGGCTCGATGGTGCGCCTGAATCTCGAGTCGGACGGTTACGCCGTCGAGTGGCTGCGCGAGGGCCGTCCCGCGCTCGCCAAGTCGCGCGCCGCCGACGCCGATCTCGTGATCCTCGACATCATGCTGCCCGACACCGACGGGGTGCGCGTGGCGCGCTCGCTGCGCGAGGTCGGGGTCGTCACGCCGATTCTGATGCTCACCGCCAAGGCCGGCGTGGACACAAAAATCGAGGCGCTCGACGCCGGCGCCGACGACTACCTGACCAAGCCCTTCGATATTGGGGAGCTCGCCGCGCGGGCGCGTGCGCTCATCCGGCGCAGTCAGGGTCAGCGGCACCTCGCGTCGTCGGACCGGCTGCAGATCGGGCGATACGTCGTTCATCTTCAGAGCCGCGAGGCGACGACGCGCGAGGGCGACGTGGCGCTGACGCCCAAGGAAGTCGAGCTGCTCGAATACTTCCATCGCCACCAGGGGGTGACGCGCTCGCGCGCGGACATCCTGGAGGAGGTGTGGGGGATGGAAGTGTACGTCTCCGAACGCACGATCGACAACTTCATCGTGCGCTTCCGCAAGCTCTTCGAGGACGACCCCGACGCTCCGAAGCTCTTCATGACGGTACGCGGCGTCGGCTACCGCTACGTGGCGGGGCCATCCGCTTCGTAA
- a CDS encoding branched-chain amino acid ABC transporter permease, giving the protein MDRKLSHAEDLRLFSTRASIVAFAALMALLAAAPFVLPGWRIFALNQIAIHIVLAVGLNLLVGTTGLISLGHAAFLAVGAYTSVVLVGAGVPFVVALVAAGAVSGALGFVVGLPALRLEGPYLTIATMGFGIATQQILGYWESLTGGHMGLHTPPISIAGMPLATDAARYGVIMPVTVLCVIAGYNIQRSRVGRALAAIRDSDVAAQASGVDLTAYKTRAFAISTFFAGLAGSLYAHNAGFIAPENFDLFLSIKMLAMVVVGGLGSVLGSVLGPSLLVGVELAFSGAKSYSAIIVGAVMIVVVLFEPAGLRGRWLTIKRYWKTWPF; this is encoded by the coding sequence ATGGATCGCAAACTCTCCCACGCAGAGGACCTGCGCCTGTTTTCGACGCGCGCGTCGATCGTCGCGTTCGCGGCGCTCATGGCGCTGCTCGCCGCCGCGCCGTTTGTCCTTCCCGGCTGGCGGATTTTCGCGCTCAACCAGATCGCCATCCACATCGTGCTCGCGGTCGGGCTCAACCTGCTCGTCGGCACGACGGGCCTCATCTCGCTCGGTCACGCGGCCTTTCTCGCCGTCGGGGCGTACACCAGCGTCGTGCTCGTGGGCGCGGGTGTGCCGTTTGTCGTCGCGCTCGTGGCGGCCGGGGCGGTGTCGGGAGCGCTCGGCTTCGTCGTCGGGTTGCCCGCGCTCCGTCTCGAAGGGCCCTACCTGACCATCGCCACGATGGGCTTCGGCATCGCGACGCAGCAGATCCTCGGTTACTGGGAATCGCTGACCGGCGGGCACATGGGGCTGCACACGCCCCCGATCTCGATCGCGGGCATGCCGCTCGCCACCGACGCCGCGCGCTACGGCGTCATCATGCCCGTGACGGTGCTGTGCGTGATCGCGGGATACAATATCCAGCGCTCGCGCGTCGGCCGGGCGCTCGCCGCGATCCGCGACAGCGACGTTGCCGCGCAGGCGTCGGGCGTCGATCTCACGGCGTATAAAACGCGCGCGTTTGCGATCTCGACCTTCTTTGCCGGCCTCGCCGGTTCGCTCTACGCGCACAACGCGGGCTTCATCGCGCCGGAAAACTTCGACCTGTTTCTCTCGATCAAGATGCTCGCGATGGTGGTGGTGGGCGGGCTCGGCTCGGTGCTGGGCTCGGTGCTCGGGCCGTCGCTGCTCGTCGGCGTCGAACTCGCGTTCTCCGGAGCGAAGTCGTATTCGGCGATCATCGTCGGCGCGGTGATGATCGTCGTGGTGCTCTTCGAGCCGGCGGGGCTGCGTGGCCGCTGGCTCACGATCAAGCGTTACTGGAAAACCTGGCCGTTCTAA
- a CDS encoding branched-chain amino acid ABC transporter permease, whose amino-acid sequence MFAQLVVNGIAMGSVYGLIGLSLVLVYKTTEVINFAQSALAMTTAFVAWALVTSRGWPFWPSAAAAVALGALMGMLVQFALLRRAKEPNLLGLVILTLGLELVLGSLVGVVAGTDTKALPSPVSDTEVFEITSTLVVSRLNVLIVVVSLATMGALAAFFRFTRTGTAMKAVSQNAEAARIMGIRVNRIHMLAWGLACGLGALSGILIAPVTLVDPNMMVAPLLKAFAAAVLGGLTSLPGAAVGGWILGVVENLVGGYISPQFKSTVAFAVIILMLCLRPSGLFGRHRRKKV is encoded by the coding sequence GTGTTCGCGCAACTGGTCGTCAACGGCATCGCGATGGGCAGCGTGTACGGGCTGATCGGCCTGTCGCTCGTGCTCGTTTACAAGACGACCGAGGTCATCAATTTCGCGCAGAGCGCGCTCGCCATGACGACCGCCTTCGTCGCATGGGCGCTCGTCACGTCGCGCGGCTGGCCGTTTTGGCCGTCGGCCGCGGCGGCGGTCGCGCTCGGCGCGCTGATGGGCATGCTCGTGCAGTTTGCGCTGCTGCGGCGCGCGAAGGAGCCGAACCTGCTCGGCCTCGTCATCCTCACGCTCGGCCTCGAACTCGTGCTCGGCTCGCTGGTGGGTGTTGTCGCCGGCACCGACACCAAGGCGCTGCCGTCGCCGGTGTCCGACACCGAGGTCTTCGAGATCACGTCCACGCTCGTCGTGAGCCGCCTCAACGTGCTCATCGTCGTGGTGTCGCTGGCGACGATGGGCGCGCTCGCCGCGTTCTTTCGGTTCACGCGCACGGGCACGGCGATGAAGGCGGTGTCGCAAAACGCCGAGGCCGCGCGAATCATGGGCATCCGCGTCAATCGCATCCACATGCTCGCGTGGGGGCTCGCATGCGGGCTCGGCGCGCTCTCGGGCATCCTGATCGCGCCGGTCACGCTGGTCGATCCCAACATGATGGTCGCTCCGCTGCTCAAGGCGTTCGCCGCCGCGGTGCTGGGCGGCCTCACGAGTCTGCCCGGCGCGGCGGTGGGAGGGTGGATTCTCGGCGTCGTCGAAAATCTCGTCGGCGGGTACATCTCGCCGCAGTTCAAGTCCACCGTGGCCTTCGCGGTCATCATTCTCATGCTCTGCTTGCGACCGAGCGGGCTGTTCGGGCGGCATCGGCGCAAGAAGGTCTGA